A genomic region of Leptolyngbya sp. NIES-2104 contains the following coding sequences:
- a CDS encoding histidine phosphatase family protein, which yields MALTVYFMRHGETTYSQSGGFCGSLNPDLTDAGLQMAIAFGKAHSHLDWTAAYVSPMKRTIATAKPLCDAVGLEMQLRDGLREINFGEWEGKTQDDVRENDSENYIHWMTEPAWNAPPGGETAIQIASRAELVMTEITQKHEDGNVFVVSHKSTIRIILCGLLGIDLGRYRDRIDAPAASVSIVEFGKYGPKLKILGDRSFMSDELRSRPGT from the coding sequence ATGGCTCTCACTGTTTATTTCATGCGTCACGGCGAAACCACATACAGTCAGTCTGGAGGCTTTTGTGGTTCGCTCAATCCCGATTTGACCGATGCAGGGTTACAAATGGCGATCGCATTCGGCAAGGCGCACTCTCATCTCGATTGGACAGCCGCTTATGTCAGTCCCATGAAACGCACGATCGCGACTGCAAAACCGCTCTGTGATGCCGTTGGATTAGAAATGCAATTGCGAGACGGATTGCGAGAAATTAACTTCGGTGAATGGGAAGGAAAGACTCAAGATGATGTGAGAGAAAACGATTCAGAGAATTATATTCATTGGATGACAGAACCTGCTTGGAATGCTCCACCGGGCGGAGAAACGGCGATTCAGATTGCGAGTCGAGCTGAATTAGTGATGACTGAGATTACACAAAAGCACGAAGACGGAAATGTATTTGTGGTTTCACACAAATCAACAATTCGGATCATACTGTGTGGACTGCTTGGGATTGATCTAGGGCGATATCGCGATCGCATTGATGCGCCTGCTGCTTCAGTGAGTATCGTTGAATTTGGCAAGTATGGACCGAAACTGAAGATTTTGGGCGATCGATCATTTATGAGTGACGAACTGCGATCGCGCCCCGGAACGTAG
- the gatB gene encoding Asp-tRNA(Asn)/Glu-tRNA(Gln) amidotransferase subunit GatB: MTTAAPVKTQYEAIIGLETHCQLNTETKIFSDSSTKFTTDPNVNIDPVCMGMPGVLPVLNQKVLEYAVKAGLALNCQIAPYSKFDRKQYFYPDLPKNYQISQYDLPIAEHGWLEIEITDDKGKPLLDENGKAKTKRIGITRLHMEEDAGKLVHGGSDRLSGSTYSLVDYNRAGIPLCEIVSEPDMRTGQEAAEYAQELRRIMLYLGVSDGNMQEGSLRCDVNVSVRPVGQEEFGVKVEIKNMNSFSAIQKAIDYEIERQTAAIENGEKIVQETRLWEEGSQRTISMRVKEGSSDYRYFPEPDLGPIEVASEQLEEWRSQLPELPYQKRHRYEEELGLSAYDARILTDDRAIAEYFEATIAAKANPKLAANWIMSDISAYLNNERLSITQLALKPETLAELIGLIEDGTISNKIGKDVLPELLKTGGSAKELIEKKGLIQISDAGAIESAIDAVLAANPNELEQYRAGKTKLLGFFVGKVMKETGGRADPKLTNQLLAKKLNS, translated from the coding sequence ATGACTACTGCTGCTCCCGTTAAAACTCAGTACGAAGCGATTATCGGACTCGAAACTCACTGTCAGTTGAATACCGAGACGAAGATTTTTTCGGATAGCTCAACCAAGTTTACGACTGATCCTAATGTCAATATTGATCCGGTGTGCATGGGAATGCCGGGAGTCCTGCCTGTTCTAAATCAGAAAGTGCTGGAATATGCAGTCAAGGCAGGACTCGCGCTCAATTGCCAAATTGCACCTTACAGTAAGTTCGATCGCAAACAGTATTTTTATCCGGATCTGCCGAAGAATTATCAAATTTCGCAATATGATTTACCGATCGCTGAACACGGTTGGTTAGAAATTGAAATTACCGATGACAAAGGTAAGCCACTTCTCGATGAAAACGGGAAAGCGAAAACGAAGCGAATCGGGATTACTCGCCTGCACATGGAAGAAGATGCGGGTAAATTGGTGCATGGAGGCAGCGATCGACTGTCGGGATCAACCTATTCACTGGTGGATTACAACCGGGCGGGCATTCCTCTATGCGAAATCGTGTCTGAGCCTGATATGCGAACCGGACAAGAAGCCGCCGAATATGCTCAAGAATTGCGCCGAATCATGCTTTATTTGGGTGTGAGTGACGGCAATATGCAGGAAGGTTCGCTGCGGTGTGATGTGAACGTTTCGGTGCGTCCGGTGGGACAAGAGGAATTCGGCGTAAAGGTCGAAATTAAGAATATGAACTCGTTTAGTGCGATCCAAAAAGCGATCGACTACGAGATCGAACGGCAAACCGCAGCGATCGAGAACGGTGAAAAGATTGTTCAAGAAACGCGCCTTTGGGAAGAAGGGTCACAACGTACGATCAGTATGCGGGTGAAGGAAGGATCGAGCGATTATCGATATTTTCCTGAGCCAGATTTGGGACCGATCGAGGTTGCTTCGGAGCAGTTAGAAGAATGGCGATCGCAGCTTCCCGAATTGCCGTACCAAAAGCGTCACCGTTATGAGGAAGAGTTGGGACTGTCGGCGTATGATGCGCGGATTTTGACCGACGATCGAGCGATCGCCGAATATTTTGAAGCGACGATCGCTGCGAAAGCCAATCCGAAACTGGCAGCAAACTGGATCATGAGCGATATCAGCGCTTATCTGAACAATGAGCGATTAAGTATCACTCAACTAGCACTCAAGCCCGAAACGTTGGCGGAACTGATCGGACTGATCGAAGACGGTACCATCAGCAACAAGATCGGGAAAGATGTCTTGCCGGAATTGTTGAAAACAGGCGGATCGGCAAAAGAGCTAATCGAGAAGAAAGGCTTGATTCAGATTTCGGATGCGGGCGCGATCGAATCTGCGATCGATGCCGTTCTTGCCGCTAACCCGAACGAGCTAGAACAGTACCGCGCGGGTAAGACGAAACTGCTCGGTTTCTTTGTCGGTAAGGTGATGAAGGAAACCGGAGGACGAGCAGATCCGAAGCTCACAAATCAATTGCTGGCGAAGAAGTTGAACAGTTAG
- a CDS encoding DUF433 domain-containing protein: protein MSYRDIITIEPDKRGGKPCIRRMRITVYDVLGWLAAGMSHAEILEDFPELTEMDIKACLEFAADREHRLVTSVGAV from the coding sequence ATGAGCTATCGCGACATCATCACGATCGAACCTGATAAGCGAGGTGGCAAGCCTTGTATCCGACGAATGAGAATTACGGTTTATGATGTCTTGGGTTGGCTGGCAGCAGGGATGTCACATGCAGAGATTTTAGAAGATTTTCCTGAGTTGACGGAGATGGATATTAAAGCATGTTTAGAGTTTGCGGCTGATCGAGAGCATCGTCTCGTTACATCGGTAGGTGCTGTTTGA
- a CDS encoding metal-sensitive transcriptional regulator, with protein MATSDLPRDLEPIHEHDPAHPHVHSEESVRRVINRLSRIEGHIRGIKTMVQSDRPCPDVLIQVAAVRGALDRVARMILDEHLSQCVSRAAKEGNIDAEIEELKAALDRFLP; from the coding sequence ATGGCAACTTCAGATTTACCTCGCGACCTTGAGCCGATTCACGAACACGATCCAGCGCATCCCCACGTTCACAGCGAAGAATCGGTGCGCCGAGTGATTAATCGGTTGTCACGGATTGAAGGGCACATTCGCGGTATTAAAACGATGGTACAAAGCGATCGACCTTGCCCCGATGTGCTGATTCAGGTTGCCGCTGTTCGAGGAGCACTCGATCGAGTGGCACGAATGATTCTAGATGAGCATTTATCGCAATGTGTGTCGCGTGCCGCTAAAGAAGGCAACATCGATGCGGAGATCGAAGAATTGAAGGCGGCACTTGATCGATTTTTACCCTAA
- a CDS encoding SDR family oxidoreductase: protein MKAFVAGATGETGRRIVKQLVDRGIPVRALVRNPDAARSILPIEVELVQGDVLQGSQLIAAMGDSTVVFCATGAKPSFDPTQPYKVDYEGTKNLVDAAKAKGIEHFVFVSSLCTSKLFHPLNLFWLILVWKKQAEEYLQKSGLTYTIIRPGGLKNEENENAVVMSSADTLSEGSIPRTKVAQVCIESIFQPAARNKIVEIVANPEAAPKPFSELFAQVA, encoded by the coding sequence ATGAAAGCATTTGTCGCAGGCGCAACGGGCGAAACAGGACGGCGGATCGTGAAACAACTCGTCGATCGCGGAATTCCCGTTCGGGCATTGGTACGGAATCCTGACGCGGCTCGATCAATTTTGCCGATCGAGGTCGAGCTAGTTCAAGGGGATGTGTTGCAGGGATCGCAGTTAATCGCTGCAATGGGAGATTCTACAGTGGTGTTTTGTGCGACCGGAGCGAAACCGAGTTTTGATCCCACTCAGCCTTACAAGGTCGATTACGAAGGCACAAAAAATTTAGTCGATGCCGCAAAAGCAAAAGGGATTGAGCATTTCGTTTTTGTAAGTTCGCTTTGTACGTCAAAGCTATTCCACCCCTTGAATTTGTTTTGGTTGATTCTGGTGTGGAAAAAGCAGGCGGAAGAATACCTACAGAAAAGCGGGCTGACTTATACGATCATACGTCCGGGCGGATTGAAAAACGAAGAAAATGAGAATGCGGTCGTCATGTCGTCCGCCGATACGCTTTCTGAGGGCAGCATTCCCCGGACGAAAGTGGCTCAAGTGTGTATCGAGTCGATTTTTCAACCTGCGGCGCGAAATAAAATCGTTGAAATCGTAGCAAATCCAGAAGCGGCTCCCAAACCGTTCTCTGAATTATTTGCACAAGTTGCTTAG
- a CDS encoding RDD family protein yields MSLFNRIKIRTPESVELEFTLAGIGNRTIALVVDYLIWGAVLIGLLIFWGLLSVQLERYLPNNRSIELWISAISLLISFTVYTGYFVIFETLWRGQTPGKRYSKIRVIRDDGQPAGVTQAILRALIRPIDDTFFIGLLLIVLTKREKRLGDLIAGTLVIQEERSIISSNFAISPEAESLADELLATQRLNTLLPDDFAVIREYLQRRSMLDTKAKTDLSLKLARQTKDLLGMQELPYQMTPDLFLEAIYLAYQKRD; encoded by the coding sequence ATGAGTTTGTTTAATCGCATCAAAATCCGCACCCCTGAAAGCGTTGAGCTTGAATTTACGCTGGCGGGCATTGGCAATCGAACGATTGCGCTCGTCGTGGATTATTTAATCTGGGGTGCGGTGCTGATTGGCTTGCTCATTTTCTGGGGACTACTATCTGTTCAGCTTGAACGCTACTTACCGAACAATCGAAGTATCGAGCTTTGGATTTCTGCAATCTCGCTCTTGATTTCATTCACGGTGTACACCGGGTACTTCGTGATTTTTGAAACGCTATGGAGAGGACAAACGCCCGGAAAGCGATACAGCAAAATTCGAGTGATCCGCGATGATGGACAGCCTGCGGGAGTCACTCAAGCCATTCTCCGCGCTCTCATTCGTCCGATCGATGATACGTTCTTTATCGGACTGTTATTGATTGTTCTCACCAAACGAGAGAAACGCTTAGGAGATTTGATTGCTGGAACGTTGGTCATTCAGGAAGAACGATCGATCATTTCCTCGAACTTTGCAATTTCTCCCGAAGCTGAATCCTTAGCAGATGAGCTACTAGCAACTCAAAGATTGAATACACTATTACCCGATGACTTTGCAGTAATTCGAGAATACTTGCAGCGTCGATCGATGTTAGATACGAAAGCTAAAACAGATCTGAGTCTGAAACTTGCACGTCAAACCAAAGACCTGCTTGGAATGCAGGAACTTCCGTATCAAATGACTCCTGATTTATTTCTGGAAGCAATTTATCTGGCATATCAAAAGCGCGATTGA
- a CDS encoding HhoA/HhoB/HtrA family serine endopeptidase, which yields MQRSKILNRFRRLQFAIVTIAMLFGLMSFPVPALAEPTTEVAQAQKAIERGSFVAEAVQKVGSAVVRIDTEKTVTRRANPMLDDPMFRQFFGEDFSTAPRSETLRGQGSGFVIDKSGVILTNSHVVNGTDKVTVTLKDGRVFEGKVRGFDEVTDLAVVKIDGKDLPVAPLADSDQVNVGDWAIAVGNPLGLDNTVTLGIISTLHRSSAQVGLTDKRLDFLQTDAAINPGNSGGPLLNDRGEVIGINTAIRADAMGIGFAIPINKAKTIKDALARGEKIPHPYLGVQMTTLTPEIARQNNTDPNSAFEVPEVNGVIVVRVLPNSPAAIAGIRRGDVITEIDGKPMTKAEQLQELVETTKLGQTLKVQVRRNGQVQQLAVKPAELQDAS from the coding sequence ATGCAACGCTCTAAGATTTTGAATCGTTTCCGCCGACTGCAATTCGCGATCGTTACGATTGCGATGCTGTTCGGTTTGATGTCTTTCCCAGTTCCAGCTTTAGCCGAACCGACGACTGAAGTGGCTCAAGCGCAAAAAGCGATCGAGCGCGGTAGTTTTGTTGCCGAAGCGGTTCAGAAAGTGGGATCGGCAGTCGTGAGAATCGACACTGAGAAAACGGTGACTCGTCGAGCAAATCCGATGCTCGATGATCCGATGTTCCGGCAGTTTTTTGGTGAAGATTTCTCCACTGCGCCGCGATCGGAAACGTTGCGCGGTCAGGGGTCAGGGTTTGTAATCGATAAAAGCGGCGTGATTTTAACCAATTCTCATGTCGTCAACGGAACGGATAAGGTGACGGTGACGCTAAAAGATGGGCGCGTCTTTGAAGGGAAAGTGCGCGGATTCGATGAAGTCACCGATTTAGCTGTAGTAAAAATCGACGGCAAAGATTTACCCGTTGCGCCATTAGCAGATTCGGATCAAGTGAATGTGGGAGATTGGGCGATCGCGGTTGGCAATCCGCTCGGACTCGATAACACAGTGACTTTGGGAATTATCAGCACCTTACATCGATCGAGTGCTCAAGTTGGTTTAACCGATAAGCGATTAGATTTTCTGCAAACCGATGCCGCGATTAATCCGGGTAATTCTGGAGGTCCATTGTTAAACGATCGTGGTGAAGTGATCGGAATTAACACCGCAATTCGCGCTGATGCGATGGGAATCGGATTTGCAATTCCAATCAATAAAGCGAAAACGATTAAAGATGCGTTAGCGCGAGGTGAAAAGATTCCGCATCCGTATCTGGGCGTTCAGATGACGACGCTTACCCCTGAGATTGCACGTCAGAACAACACTGATCCGAACTCTGCGTTTGAAGTGCCAGAAGTGAATGGCGTGATTGTAGTCCGAGTCTTGCCAAATTCGCCTGCTGCGATCGCGGGAATTCGTCGCGGCGATGTGATCACAGAAATTGATGGTAAACCGATGACGAAAGCCGAACAGCTTCAAGAATTGGTTGAAACGACTAAACTGGGTCAGACGCTGAAAGTTCAAGTTCGCCGGAATGGTCAGGTGCAGCAATTAGCAGTGAAACCTGCGGAATTGCAGGATGCTAGTTGA
- a CDS encoding glycogen/starch/alpha-glucan phosphorylase, with protein MQAEDIQVQPQDDRTDLDVESLKQSILNNLFYIQGKFPEIATLNDYYMALAYTVRDRLLRNWLITTQTYTKVQPREICYLSAEFLMGPHLGNNLINLDIYEEMRQAVQELGLNFDELLAQEEEPGLGNGGLGRLAACYLDSMATLEIPSIGYGIRYEFGIFDQDIRDGWQVEITDKWLKNGNPWELARPEWAVEIKLGGRTESYVDEQGRSRVRWIPDRILNGIPYDTPILGYKTDTANTLRLWSAQAVDSFDFAAFNSGDYYGAVGSKVISENLSKVLYPNDEQIQGKQLRLEQQYFFVSCSLQDVIRIHHERRGLPLEILHEKFTLQLNDTHPAIAVAELMRLLLDDHGLDWNTAWNITRNTFAYTNHTLLPEALERWTIKLFGSLLPRHLEIIYEINARFLDEVRSKFPKDVDRVRRMSLIDEAGERYVRMAHLATVGSYSINGVAELHTELLKQDVLHDFAQMYPERFNNKTNGVTPRRFMVLSNPRLSNLITSKIGENWIKNLNELRELEQFIDDPQFREDWRQIKQAIKQDLANYIQKENGIEVNVDSIFDIQSKRFHEYKRQHLNVLHIVTLYNRLKADPSLEITPRTFIFGGKAAPGYYMAKLIIKLINSIADVINTDPAVHGQIKVIFLKDYNVKFAQRVYPAADLSEQISTAGKEASGTGNMKFSMNGALTIGTLDGANIEIREEVGEENFFLFGLTAPQVADLKAKGYKPIEYYNENPELKQAIDLISSGYFSKGDAVLFKPLVNSLLYQDPYLLLADYRSYIEAQDRVSQAYRDQDQWVRMSILNSVRMGKFSSDRAIREYAKLIWDVPPLKVCPPGEACSIHCPESLM; from the coding sequence ATGCAAGCCGAAGATATTCAAGTTCAACCCCAAGACGATCGCACTGATTTAGATGTCGAATCGCTCAAACAATCGATCCTGAACAATCTATTTTATATTCAAGGCAAATTTCCAGAGATTGCGACGCTGAATGATTACTACATGGCGTTGGCGTACACGGTTCGCGATCGCTTACTCCGAAACTGGCTGATCACCACGCAAACTTATACGAAAGTTCAGCCGCGTGAGATTTGCTATCTTTCGGCAGAGTTCCTCATGGGACCGCATCTCGGCAATAACTTGATCAATTTGGATATCTATGAGGAGATGCGCCAAGCCGTTCAGGAATTGGGCTTGAACTTTGATGAACTATTAGCACAAGAAGAAGAACCCGGACTGGGTAACGGTGGCTTAGGACGATTGGCAGCTTGCTATCTCGATTCGATGGCGACTTTGGAAATTCCCTCGATCGGTTATGGAATCCGTTACGAATTCGGCATCTTTGACCAAGATATCCGCGACGGTTGGCAAGTCGAAATCACAGATAAATGGCTGAAAAACGGTAATCCCTGGGAATTGGCGCGACCAGAATGGGCAGTTGAAATTAAGCTGGGTGGACGGACTGAAAGCTATGTCGATGAACAAGGACGGAGCCGAGTTCGATGGATTCCCGATCGCATTCTCAACGGCATTCCTTATGACACTCCAATCTTAGGCTACAAGACCGACACCGCAAACACGCTGCGCCTTTGGTCTGCTCAAGCGGTTGATTCTTTCGATTTTGCCGCGTTCAATTCTGGAGATTACTATGGGGCAGTCGGAAGCAAAGTTATTTCTGAGAATCTCTCGAAAGTCCTGTACCCGAACGATGAGCAAATTCAAGGAAAACAACTCCGATTAGAGCAACAATACTTTTTCGTCTCTTGTTCGCTGCAAGATGTGATTCGGATTCATCATGAGCGGCGCGGATTGCCTTTAGAAATATTGCACGAGAAGTTTACGTTGCAGTTAAATGACACTCATCCCGCGATCGCAGTTGCCGAATTGATGCGATTGTTGCTCGATGATCACGGTTTGGATTGGAATACCGCTTGGAACATTACCCGGAATACTTTTGCTTATACGAATCACACCCTGTTACCGGAAGCTCTAGAACGCTGGACAATCAAGCTTTTCGGCTCATTGTTGCCACGACATTTAGAGATTATTTATGAAATCAATGCGCGATTCTTAGATGAAGTGCGATCGAAGTTTCCGAAAGATGTCGATCGAGTTCGTCGAATGTCATTGATCGATGAAGCAGGTGAACGATATGTAAGAATGGCGCATCTTGCAACTGTGGGTAGCTATTCGATCAATGGTGTCGCTGAACTCCACACCGAACTATTAAAGCAGGATGTATTGCACGATTTTGCCCAGATGTATCCGGAACGATTTAACAATAAAACGAATGGCGTGACACCCAGACGCTTTATGGTCTTGAGCAATCCAAGACTGTCGAATTTGATCACCAGCAAGATCGGCGAAAACTGGATTAAAAACCTTAATGAACTTCGCGAGCTAGAACAATTCATTGATGATCCACAGTTCCGAGAAGACTGGCGACAGATCAAGCAAGCAATTAAGCAAGACCTAGCAAACTACATTCAGAAAGAGAACGGCATTGAAGTGAATGTCGATTCTATCTTTGATATTCAATCCAAACGCTTCCATGAGTACAAACGTCAGCACTTGAATGTTCTGCACATTGTGACTTTGTACAATCGCTTAAAAGCTGATCCTAGTTTAGAGATTACGCCTCGTACTTTCATCTTCGGCGGTAAAGCTGCACCAGGGTACTACATGGCGAAGTTAATTATTAAACTGATTAACTCGATCGCGGATGTGATCAACACCGATCCAGCGGTTCATGGACAGATCAAAGTCATCTTTCTCAAAGACTACAACGTGAAATTCGCTCAGCGAGTCTATCCTGCTGCTGACTTGTCTGAGCAGATTTCGACCGCTGGCAAAGAAGCATCGGGAACCGGAAACATGAAATTCTCGATGAACGGCGCATTAACGATCGGAACCCTCGACGGTGCAAATATCGAAATCCGCGAAGAAGTCGGGGAAGAAAACTTTTTCTTATTCGGGTTAACGGCTCCCCAAGTCGCTGATCTCAAAGCAAAAGGCTACAAACCCATCGAGTACTACAACGAAAACCCAGAACTCAAACAAGCGATCGATCTCATTTCCTCCGGCTACTTCTCCAAAGGTGATGCGGTTCTATTCAAACCTTTGGTGAATTCCCTCCTGTATCAAGATCCTTATCTACTTTTGGCAGATTACCGATCGTACATTGAGGCACAAGATCGAGTCAGTCAAGCCTACCGCGATCAAGATCAATGGGTGCGGATGTCGATTTTGAACTCGGTACGGATGGGTAAATTCTCTTCCGATCGCGCCATTCGCGAATATGCCAAATTAATCTGGGATGTTCCGCCGCTCAAAGTCTGTCCGCCGGGTGAAGCTTGCTCGATCCACTGTCCTGAATCTTTGATGTAA
- a CDS encoding TIGR00730 family Rossman fold protein, translated as MKSICVFCGSSMGRNPDYEKGAIQLGTAIANRGISLVYGGGNVGLMGVIADAVLSAGGEVFGVIPEFLVSKELAHQGLTRLETVESMHDRKARMAELSDAFIALPGGYGTLEEFCEVLTWAQLGLHQKPHGLLNIAGYYDPLLQFFDQAVSEKLVRPVHRALVIEATEPEVLLDRLSAYEPQNVDKWIKKEGI; from the coding sequence ATGAAATCGATCTGTGTGTTTTGTGGCTCAAGTATGGGGCGAAATCCTGACTATGAAAAGGGTGCAATCCAGTTAGGGACTGCGATCGCAAACCGAGGAATTTCGCTCGTATACGGAGGTGGCAATGTCGGATTAATGGGTGTGATTGCGGATGCAGTCCTTTCTGCGGGCGGTGAAGTGTTCGGTGTGATTCCAGAGTTTCTCGTATCAAAAGAATTGGCACATCAAGGACTGACGCGACTGGAAACGGTGGAATCGATGCACGATCGTAAAGCAAGAATGGCAGAACTCTCTGATGCTTTTATTGCATTACCCGGTGGCTATGGAACGCTTGAAGAATTTTGCGAAGTTCTCACCTGGGCACAACTCGGTTTACATCAGAAGCCTCACGGATTGTTGAACATTGCAGGTTACTACGATCCACTCCTGCAATTTTTTGATCAAGCGGTGAGCGAAAAGTTAGTGCGTCCGGTGCATCGTGCTTTAGTGATTGAGGCGACAGAACCGGAAGTTTTGCTCGATCGATTGTCTGCATACGAGCCGCAAAACGTCGATAAATGGATTAAAAAAGAGGGAATCTAA
- a CDS encoding DUF1997 domain-containing protein, whose product MQSQPTDPSDFANPNFVRTDAAHPSETSAHPSEMLLNEPTIFSSQFIDCMEMNADAQTVAQYLDVHQDWFHRCAHPMHVESIGQNSYALTIGHFGAFGYDVEPKVGLDLLPQQEGIYRIETVPVPGEVPLGYEVDFQAALELVEHPSQFDPAAKMTQVQWQLDLKVAIQFPRFIHALPDSLIQKTGDRILRQVVRQVSRRLTHKVQEDFHSSRHLSLPKRSRRKLL is encoded by the coding sequence ATGCAATCGCAACCGACCGATCCTTCAGATTTCGCTAATCCTAATTTTGTCCGCACGGATGCCGCTCATCCGAGTGAAACGTCCGCTCATCCGAGTGAAATGTTACTAAACGAGCCGACGATCTTTTCTAGTCAGTTTATCGACTGCATGGAGATGAATGCGGATGCTCAAACAGTGGCGCAGTATCTCGATGTGCATCAGGACTGGTTTCATCGTTGCGCTCACCCGATGCACGTTGAATCGATCGGGCAAAATAGCTATGCGCTGACCATTGGACATTTCGGGGCGTTTGGGTACGATGTCGAGCCGAAAGTTGGTTTAGACCTCCTGCCGCAGCAAGAAGGCATTTATCGGATTGAGACGGTTCCAGTTCCGGGTGAGGTGCCGCTGGGGTATGAAGTCGATTTCCAAGCGGCTTTAGAGCTAGTTGAACATCCGAGCCAGTTTGATCCGGCTGCAAAAATGACTCAGGTGCAGTGGCAGCTTGATTTGAAAGTGGCGATTCAGTTTCCCAGATTTATTCATGCACTGCCAGATTCATTGATTCAGAAAACGGGCGATCGCATTCTTCGTCAAGTGGTTCGCCAAGTCTCGCGCCGTCTAACTCACAAGGTTCAAGAAGATTTCCATTCTTCTCGCCATCTCTCGCTACCCAAACGAAGCCGTAGAAAGCTTTTATAA
- a CDS encoding DUF5615 family PIN-like protein, giving the protein MKLLFDQNLSRKLVFRLADIFPDSSHVQSHSLQERTDTEIWEFAKVNGFCIVTQDADFGERSRLYGSPPKVVWLRCGNAPTNQVEALIRAGSQAIQELLDNPNLHCLELY; this is encoded by the coding sequence TTGAAGCTACTGTTTGATCAAAATTTGAGTCGTAAGCTTGTATTTCGGTTAGCAGACATCTTTCCTGATTCTAGCCATGTTCAGTCTCACAGTTTACAAGAGAGGACAGACACCGAAATTTGGGAGTTTGCAAAAGTAAACGGTTTTTGTATTGTCACTCAAGATGCCGATTTTGGGGAGCGGAGCCGTTTATATGGTTCACCCCCTAAAGTTGTGTGGTTACGTTGTGGAAATGCTCCAACTAATCAAGTAGAAGCTCTAATTCGTGCCGGAAGTCAAGCAATTCAGGAATTGTTAGACAATCCTAATCTTCACTGTTTAGAGCTTTACTAA